CCATGAAAATGCCAAAGCATACAACTAGAATAAAAGGTGAAAATGATCTCAAGATTGAGATGTTGTCAACCCAATGTCCTTTGAACAATAAAAGAGCTCCAACATTGATCATGTTCCAGTCCATTGATCCACCATAAGAGAGCCTGTTCAGGCAATTAGCGAGAAACGAATAGCTGTTGCATGTGAATAAGTTATACGATTTGTGCTCAAAATGACGGATACTTGATTGAATGGCATCATCCCAAGTAACTGCAGACCCAAACTCTGTGTGTTTATAGCCATGCTTGCATGTGTGCGCAGCAAGGTTTCGTGGAAAGCAGCACTGTCAAGGAATTCAACATTCAACAATTCTGTCAGTATTCTATTGGTAAGATAAATCAGCTCTATTGCTTAAGCAATGTCTAGCATGTGAATGAAAATACAACGCCAATGCACTAAGGGAGATAGGAGTGGTTAGTGCGTGGAATACAGGAATAATGCTACAACTAACTGTTGAAAATATAATGAATTAACAAAACAGTATGCTCTCTAACAATTTAAACTTTGAGATGAGGTAGTTACATAATATAACATGATATCCGAGTAGGCAAAGGTCCTGAATTCAATTATCATTGCCACACATTATCAAAACGAATTCACATGTTTAGCTCACACACGAGGGGGCGTACTGAAAACATAATGAATTAACTAAAATTGAGTTCTCTTATTGCTGCTGCCCTTCCTTTTATTTTTCCTGAGCCGGgtggtctttcggaaacagcctctcttctagaaaggtaggggtaaggtatacgtacatactaccctccccagacccaacTTATGGGATTACACAGGGTCTGTTGTGTTCTCTCTAACAACTTAAACCTTTAAATGTGGTGGCCACACaattcaacaataacaattcaaAGGCTTAGAGCATGTCACAAGAAGTTATACCTGCTTTCTGTCTAGTTGAAGGTATTTGGCCACAGAACCGAATGCAAAATCATCAACATTAATAAAGTTGGAACCAGAAAAGCCGACAGCAGTACCATCCTCTGTGCATATTCCTACATGTCCAATGAAAGG
The DNA window shown above is from Nicotiana tomentosiformis chromosome 8, ASM39032v3, whole genome shotgun sequence and carries:
- the LOC104111444 gene encoding protein REVERSION-TO-ETHYLENE SENSITIVITY1-like — encoded protein: MPSGGLSLMDLEPAYKVENRRTVEDVQHEFWPLNEIDPENAKFPCCLVWTPLPVVSWLAPFIGHVGICTEDGTAVGFSGSNFINVDDFAFGSVAKYLQLDRKQCCFPRNLAAHTCKHGYKHTEFGSAVTWDDAIQSSIRHFEHKSYNLFTCNSYSFLANCLNRLSYGGSMDWNMINVGALLLFKGHWVDNISILRSFSPFILVVCFGIFMVGLPFLVALLAFSLLLLAWFVFGTYCVKNLLDS